In Pseudomonas saponiphila, the genomic stretch GCCGGGTACTTGAGCGTGCCAAACTGCGCATAACCATGACTTTCGGTGATCGTCGCGCTTGCGGGAAAGCTCAAGGCCAGACTGAAGAAGAGCAGGAGGAGGGGACGCATCGAGTCAGAGATCCGTACCAGGCGGCTTGGGCTTAATGCTCCGTACAGTAACAGCTTGTATCAGCAGGAAAAAGTACGCTGGTGCAAGCGTTGTGCAATTGAAATCTCCTGTAGCAGCCGGCCTGCCGGCGAAGGCTGTTCGCCGGCTCCTACAGGGGGATATTTCAGTGCGGCAGGTAGACCGTGAGCGTCTGGCCGGGCTTGAGGGCCTGGGCCGCGCGGGGGTTCCAGCGCTTGAGGTGCTGCATCTCGACGTTGAAGCGCTTGGCCACCATGTACAGCGAGTCGCCTTGCTTGACCTTGTACTGGGTCGACTTCTTCTTGCCGTTGCTGGCAAGGCTGGTTTTCTTGCCGGCCACCTTGCGGGTGTCCTGCATCACCAGGGTCTGGCCGACCTTGAGGTTCTTGCCGCTGAGTTTGTTCCAGCGTTGCAGATCCTGGACCTCGACCTTGTTGGCCTTGGCGATCAGCGCCAGGTTGTCACCACTCTTGACCCGGTAGATGCGCTTGGGACGCAGCGAATCACGCCCTTCATCGCCGTCGAAGACCGGTTTGAGGGAGCGCTTGCTGATCAGCTCTTCGGGTTTCATGGTGGACAGGCTGGTGGTCAGCAGCTGGGCCTTGGACGTGGGCACCAGCAGGTGCTGCGGGCCGTCGATGGTGGTGCGCTGCTTGAACGCCGGGTTGAGCTGGAACAGCTCGTCCTCGTCGATGTTGGCTACTGCCGCGACCTTGGACAGGTCCATGCGCTGGTTGATTTCCACGACCTGGAAGTAGGGTTCGTTGGCGATCGGGTTGAGGTTCACGCCGTAGGCCTGAGGGGCCAGCACCACCTGGGACAGGGCCAGGAGCTTGGGCACGTAGGCTTGGGTCTCGGCCGGCAGCGGCAGGTTCCAGTAGTCGGTGGGCAGGCCGAGCTTGTCATTGCGCTCGATGGCCCGGCTCACGGTGCCTTCGCCGGCGTTGTAGGCGGCCAGGGCCAGCAGCCAGTCGCCGTTGAACATGTCGTGCAGGCGGGTCAGGTAGTCCAGGGCCGCGGTGGTGGAAGCGGTGATGTCACGGCGGCCATCGTAGAAGCGGGTCTGGCGCAGGTTGAAGTAGCGCCCGGTGGCCGGAACGAATTGCCACAGGCCCACGGCATCGGCCCGGGAGTAGGCCAGCGGGTTGTAGGCGCTTTCGATGACCGGCAGCAGCGCCAGTTCCAGCGGCATGTTGCGCTCTTCGAGACGCTCGACGATGTAGTGGATATAGAGGCTGCCGCGCTCGCCGGCGTTTTCCAGGAAGGAAGGGTTGCTGGCGAACCACAGGCGCTGTTGTTCAATACGTGGGTTGACGCCCAGGCCTTCCTGCAACTGGAACCCCTGGCGCATGCGTTCCCAGACATCCTGGGGAACTTGCGGGCTTGGCTGGTTGCTCAGCCAGATGGGCTTCTGCTTGATGCGGGCGTTGAAATTCTGGGTGTGTGTCGCGTCGCTCTGCGGGGCATGGCCGGTGCTTTGGCAGCCCGCAAGAGTCGCTGACACAGCTACCGCGATGGCCTGGGCCAAGCGCGTCAATGCGTCTGAACTGATGGAATAACGAATAGATGACGACATTGGCTGGAAGTAAGTTCCGGGCAAAAATGTCGGGCGATTCTAGAAAGCACCCGGGGTGCGGTCAACCATTCAGAATTTTTGTACCAATAGATAGCTTGCTTAGAATTTATCTTTCCAAGCCCTCAGGGCCGCAAAGACCGCACTCTGCGACGGGTTATCCAGGCCGGTCCGTTCGTCCGCTTTTTGTTTAACGGATGTTTCACCGACCCGCAAAAAGGGATTGGTCAGTTTCTCCAGGGCCAGGGTTGATGGCAGGGTCATGCGTCCTTGCTCGCGCATCTGCGTGACCTTCTCCAGGCGCTGGGCGATCTCCGGGTTGGCCGGCTCCACCGCCTGGGCGAAGCGCAGGTTGCTCAGGGTGTATTCGTGGGTGCAGTAGACCAGGGTGTCGTCCGGCAGCGCGGCGAGGCGGCTGAGGGAATCGTGCATCTGTTCCGGGGTGCCTTCGAACAGGCGTCCGCAACCGGCGGCGAACAAGGTGTCGCCGCAGAACAGCAGGCCGTGATGGTAGTAGGCGATATGTCCCAGGGTGTGACCGGGCACGGCCAGCACCTCGAACTCCAGGCCGAGGACGCTGATGCGCTGAGCATCGTCCAGGGCTACATCGCGACCGGGGATATTTTCCCGCGCCGGGCCGTGCACGGTGGCGCCGCTGTGCTGCTTCAGGCGCTCGACACCGCCGACGTGGTCGTGGTGGTGATGGGTCACCAGAATGTCGCTCAGAACCCAGTCCGGGTGCTGTTCCAGCCAGGCCAGAACCGGCGCCGCATCGCCCGGATCGACGACCGCGCAGCGCTGGCTGCGATGATCTTGTAACAACCAGATGTAGTTGTCGGTGAAGGCGGGCAGGGCACTGATCTGTATCATCTTCGGATTCGCCAAGCGGAAAACAATGGCGCATCTTAGAGCTTCTTGGCGTGTTGGAGAATGCAATGACCGATAAAGCCTTCGCTCAGGCAGATCCCGACTGGCTGGCCCTGATCAGTGCGGCCCGGGACTGGCTGTCCGGTCCCCTGGGGCAATTTTTGCTGGACGAAGAGCGGCGCATGCTCGAAGAGGAACTGGGGCGCTTCTTTGGCGGTTACCTGGTGCATTACGGGCCTTCGGCGCAAAACCCTCCGGTGGCGCCGCAGGTGCAGCGCAACGTGCGCCTGGGGGCGCCGTTGCCCGGGGTGGAAATCGTCTGCGAGGAACAGGCCTGGCCCCTGAGCGAACATGCCGCCGACGTGGTGGTGCTGCAGCACGGCCTGGATTTCTGCCTGTCGCCCCATGGCCTGCTGCGCGAGGCCGCCAGCAGCGTGCGCCCCGGCGGCCATCTGCTGATTGTCGGCATCAACCCCTGGAGCACCTGGGGCCTGCGCCATGTGTTCGCCCACGACGCCTTGCGCCAGGCCCGTTGCATCTCGCCCTCGCGGGTTGGCGACTGGCTCAACCTGCTGGGCTTTGCGCTGGAGAAACGCCGCTTCGGGTGCTATCGTCCGCCGCTTGCCTCGCAGGCATGGCAGGCGCGACTGGCGGGCTGGGAGCGCAAGGCCGGGCAGTGGCAACTGGCCGGCGGCGGTTTTTACCTGCTGGTGGCGCGCAAGATCGCGGTCGGCCTGCGCCCGGTGCGCCAGGTGCGACGCGAACCCATGGGCAAGCTGGTGCCGCTGCCCATGGCCAAGGTCAATCGCCGTAACAGCGAACCCTGACGACCTGCAGCAACCTTCTTTTTATATGGACCGGCCGAGTGACCTCGGCCCAGGGCGCTGTCGACCGTGATCGGCAGGCCATTGGCAATTTTCTGATGGAAGGCGTGGATGAGCGATAGCGTAGAAATCTTTACCGACGGTGCCTGCAAGGGCAATCCCGGCCCCGGTGGCTGGGGCGCGTTGCTGGTGTTCAAGGGCGTCGAGAAGGAACTCTGGGGAGGCGAAGCCAACACCACCAACAATCGCATGGAGCTGATGGCGGCGATTCGCGGCCTGGAAGAACTCAAGCGCGAGTGCGAGGTGCTGCTGGTCACCGACTCGCAGTACGTGATGAAGGGCATCAACGAGTGGATGGCCAACTGGAAGAAGCGCGGCTGGAAGACCGCGGCCAAGGAGCCGGTGAAGAACGCCGACCTGTGGCAGCAGTTGGACGAGCAGGTCAACCGGCACAAGGTCACCTGGAAGTGGGTGCGCGGCCACACCGGCCACCACGGCAACGAGCGGGCCGACCAGTTGGCCAACCGTGGCGTGGATGAGGTTCGCGGCTACAAGGGCTGAGGGCGTTACAGGGTGAGAATCGCCGCCGCCAGCTGTTCGTCGCTGTAGGGCGGGTTGTGCAGGGTCTGGCGAATGTGCTGCAACGCTGATTCCAGTCGCGCCCCGCGAATCGCGCCGGCGCTGGCGACGAAGGCCGCGGCGTCGCTGCGGGCTTCCAGGACAATCTTGTCATCCTTGAACGAGCTGCTGATATCGGCCGTGCCTTGGCTGCTGCTCAGCACTCCGCTCATGCTCAGGTCGGTGCTGATCACCAGGCTGGTGGCATGGCTGGAACTGCTGAGCATTGCGATGAACAGGGCGATGAACAGCAGGCTTGGCAGACAGCGCCGGAGAGTCTTCATGACTGCGGGTTTTCCTGGAAAAGATCGGCGGCACCCTAGCAGCCGGGCCTTGGGCTAACCTCATCAGCTTTGCGAATAACTGTTAAAAAGTGCGCGGCAGCGGCCTGTTCCCTGCGGCGCGCTGTCCCTGGGCCGGGCATGCTAAAATCCCGCCCTTTGCCAGATTGAGAACGGACCACTGATGGCCAACAGATCTGTTGTACTCGATACCGAAACCACCGGTATGCCGGTGACCGACGGCCACCGGATCATTGAAATCGGCTGCGTCGAGTTGATCGGTCGGCGCCTGACCGGGCGGCACTTCCACGTTTACCTGCAGCCGGATCGCGAGAGCGATGAGGGCGCCATCGGCGTCCACGGCATCACCAACGAGTTCCTGGTGGGCAAGCCGCGCTTTGCCGAAGTCGCTGACGAGTTCTTCGACTTTATCCAGGGCGCTCAACTGATCATCCATAACGCGGCGTTCGACGTTGGCTTCATCAACAACG encodes the following:
- a CDS encoding LysM peptidoglycan-binding domain-containing protein, with amino-acid sequence MSSSIRYSISSDALTRLAQAIAVAVSATLAGCQSTGHAPQSDATHTQNFNARIKQKPIWLSNQPSPQVPQDVWERMRQGFQLQEGLGVNPRIEQQRLWFASNPSFLENAGERGSLYIHYIVERLEERNMPLELALLPVIESAYNPLAYSRADAVGLWQFVPATGRYFNLRQTRFYDGRRDITASTTAALDYLTRLHDMFNGDWLLALAAYNAGEGTVSRAIERNDKLGLPTDYWNLPLPAETQAYVPKLLALSQVVLAPQAYGVNLNPIANEPYFQVVEINQRMDLSKVAAVANIDEDELFQLNPAFKQRTTIDGPQHLLVPTSKAQLLTTSLSTMKPEELISKRSLKPVFDGDEGRDSLRPKRIYRVKSGDNLALIAKANKVEVQDLQRWNKLSGKNLKVGQTLVMQDTRKVAGKKTSLASNGKKKSTQYKVKQGDSLYMVAKRFNVEMQHLKRWNPRAAQALKPGQTLTVYLPH
- a CDS encoding methyltransferase domain-containing protein translates to MTDKAFAQADPDWLALISAARDWLSGPLGQFLLDEERRMLEEELGRFFGGYLVHYGPSAQNPPVAPQVQRNVRLGAPLPGVEIVCEEQAWPLSEHAADVVVLQHGLDFCLSPHGLLREAASSVRPGGHLLIVGINPWSTWGLRHVFAHDALRQARCISPSRVGDWLNLLGFALEKRRFGCYRPPLASQAWQARLAGWERKAGQWQLAGGGFYLLVARKIAVGLRPVRQVRREPMGKLVPLPMAKVNRRNSEP
- a CDS encoding DUF2388 domain-containing protein, with the protein product MKTLRRCLPSLLFIALFIAMLSSSSHATSLVISTDLSMSGVLSSSQGTADISSSFKDDKIVLEARSDAAAFVASAGAIRGARLESALQHIRQTLHNPPYSDEQLAAAILTL
- the rnhA gene encoding ribonuclease HI, with amino-acid sequence MSDSVEIFTDGACKGNPGPGGWGALLVFKGVEKELWGGEANTTNNRMELMAAIRGLEELKRECEVLLVTDSQYVMKGINEWMANWKKRGWKTAAKEPVKNADLWQQLDEQVNRHKVTWKWVRGHTGHHGNERADQLANRGVDEVRGYKG
- the gloB gene encoding hydroxyacylglutathione hydrolase codes for the protein MIQISALPAFTDNYIWLLQDHRSQRCAVVDPGDAAPVLAWLEQHPDWVLSDILVTHHHHDHVGGVERLKQHSGATVHGPARENIPGRDVALDDAQRISVLGLEFEVLAVPGHTLGHIAYYHHGLLFCGDTLFAAGCGRLFEGTPEQMHDSLSRLAALPDDTLVYCTHEYTLSNLRFAQAVEPANPEIAQRLEKVTQMREQGRMTLPSTLALEKLTNPFLRVGETSVKQKADERTGLDNPSQSAVFAALRAWKDKF